CCTCTGCCGTACGTCACGTTCACGCGCTCATGGCAACGTTTAATGAGCGAACCTGTCAGATGAGGAACCGAGTGCGTCAATCGCGCACGCTCGGATCTGTGGGGGGAGGGGCTCGGTGACGACCCCTCCTACCCGGCCGTCATTCCCGCGAAAGCTTGCCCTCGACCCCGATCGGGGGCGGGAATCCAGGAGGGGTGAGGTGGGGCAACGCCGCTGTAGTGTCCCACCACCACCCCTGGATTCCCGCTTCCGCGGAAATGACGACTCGGGGCGTTGGTGCCAATTCTCATCCGAGCGGAGTTTTGACACAACCTGTTCCGCGGAAATGACGGTAAGGGCCGGCGTGCCCTTCGTGTCCGAGTGAACTGTTGACACAGCCTGGAACGCGGGCGGGACGTGTTCGTACCGCACATGTTCCGCGAGAGATGACTTCATGACGCCGGCCAAACCCAGGATCGTGTGCATCGTGGGCGCCACCGGCGTGGGCAAGACCGACGTGGCGCTGGATGTCGCGGAGCGCGTGGACGCGGAGATCGTCAGCGCCGACTCCATGCAGGTGTACCGCTACATGGACATCGGCACGGCCAAGCCCACGCCGGCGCAGCGCGGGCAGGTGCCGCACCACCTGCTGGACGTGGTGGATCCCGACGAGGACTTCAACGCGGCGCTGTTCCGGGAGCACGCCCTGGCGGCCATCGCGGACATCCGCGCGCGCGAACGCAACGTGCTCGTGGTGGGCGGCACGGGACTTTACCTGAAGGCGCTGACGCGGGGCCTCTTCGAAGGACCGGGCCGGGACAACGCGCTCCGCGCCGACCTGGAGCGGGCCGCTGTCGAACACGGTGTCGATCATCTCTTCGAGCGCCTCGAACGCGTGGACCCGGAATCGGCGCGCCGGATCGAGCGGCGGGACCGGGTGCGCATCGTGCGCGCGCTGGAGGTCCATGCGAGCACGGGCCGGCCCCTGAGCGAGTGGCAGCGGGAGCACGGCTTCGACGACCGTCCCTTCGACGTGCTCGGGGTGGCATTGGAGCGGTCGCGCGCGGAACTCTACGCGCGCATCGACCGGCGCTGCGGGGAGATGCTGGCGGCCGGGCTCCTGGACGAGACACGCGCGCTTCTGGAGCGAGGCTATCACGCGGGCCTCCGCAGCATGCAGAGCGTCGGCTACCGTCAGGCGGTGCAACGTCTCACGGACCTGATCGGCGAGGACGACACGCTCGCCGCCATGCGGCAGGCGACCCGGCGCCTGGCCAAGCGCCAGCTCACGTGGTTTCGCGCGGACCCGGATCTCCAGCGGCTGCACCCGGACCGGGTCGACGCCATCACAGGGCTTTGCGCCCGCTTTCTGGACGGCCGTTAGAGTTGGTTAGGGGCATGCAGCGGAGTTGACTGAATCCGGGTAAGGTGTTAGCAGCCGTGAGGATGGCGGAGCGCACGATGCACACAACACGGACTCCTGTTCACCGCGGCTCCGACAGCCTCGCCGGAGGGTCGCGAGAAGGCGCTCTCTTCCGATGAAATCGGCCGATTTCGTGGAAGCCCGGCGGCGGCTCGAGGCCAAACCCCAGTCCACGGGCGACAAGCTCACCACCCTTACAGAGGCGGTCGGAAAGGTCCGCGACGGCGACCACATTGCCATCGGCGGTTGTCTCTTTTCGCGCAGTCCGCTGGCGGCGCTCATGGAGGTGCTGCGCCAGCGCCGGCGCGGCCTCACCCTGTCGCGCAACCTCATGTGTTACGAGGGCGAACTGTTCATGGCGTCCAAGGCCGTGGATGGCCTCATGACCAGTTGGTTCGACATCGCGCTGCCCTGGGGGCTGTCCCTCAAGCTGCGCGAGGAGGTGGAAGGCGGGCGCATCCGTTTCGAGGAATGGAGCCACCTGGGGCTCGGGCTGCGCTACCGCGCGGGCGCCATGGGGGTGCCGTTCCTGCCTACCCTCACCATGCTGGGCTCGGACCTCATGGGCGTGACCGATACGAAGACCATGCAGTGTCCCTTCACCGGGGAGACTTTGTGCCTGGTGCCGGCCCTGTTCCCCGAGGTGGCGTTGCTCCACGTGCACCGCGCCGACCGCTTCGGCAACTGCCAGATCGACGGCTATCCGCACATGGACACGGACATCGCCAAGGCCGCCGCCACCGTCATCGTCACGGCCGAGGAAATCGTCGACGAGGAGGAGATTCGCCGCCAGCCCGACCGCACGGTGATCCCGGGGCTCGTGGTGGACGCGGTGGTGGAGGTGCCCTACGGTTCCTTCCCGCATGAATGCTACGGCCTCTACGAGGCCGACTTCGCCCACTTCGAGGCCTATACGGACGCCGTCAAGGAGCACGGCACCGGCGCCCTCGACGACTATCTGGAGCGCTACGTCCACGGCGTTTCCAGCCACGAGCAGTATCTGGCGCTGTTCGGCGAGGAGACGCTGGAACGCCAGCGGCGCTGCGCCGAGGAGCTTCTGGGACCGCGATGAACTACTCGGACACCGAGCTTCTGGCCGTGGTCGCGGCACGCCAGCTCGCCGGCGTCACCTCCGTGTTCGCGGGCGTGGGCGTGCCTTTGGTGGCGGCGGTGCTGGCGCAGAAGACGCGCGCGCCCCAGCTCGTCATCGTCGTGGAAGGCGGCAGCATGGGACCGCGCATGGTGCCCGGGCGGCTGCCGTACTCCACCAACGAGATGCGCACCGCGCCGCGCGCGCAGATGTTGCCGGGCATCACCGATACGTTCCTGTTCGCGCAGCGGGGCTTCCTCGACGTGGGGTTCGTGGGCGGTGCGCAGATCGACCCTTACGGGAACCTCAACTCCAGCGTCATCGGCAGCTACGAGCGTCCGAAGGTACGCCTGCCGGGCAGCGGCGGCGCCAACGACATCATCTCGTTGTGCCGCCGGGTCATGGTGGTGACCATGCACGAACGGCGCCGCTTCGTGCCGAAGGTGGACTTCGTCACCAGTCCGGGTTTTCTGTCGGGCGGTGAATCGCGCCGCGAGGCCGGGCTCGTCTTCGGCACGGTGAGCCGCATCGTCACCCATTTGGGCACCCTGGCGTTCGATCCCGAAAGCCGGTGCCTGCGGCTGGAGAGCCTGCATCCGGGGGTCACCGTCGAACAGGTGCGGGACAATACCGGTTTCGAGTTGCCCGTGCCCGACCGCGTGCCCGTGACCGAGGCACCCAGTGCCGAAGAGCTGGAGACGCTGCGCAGCATCGACCCAGAGCGGAACTTTCTCGGTTGAGGAGTGCATGGACATGGCCGCGGACATGAAAGGACGTTCATAACCGCATGCGCGGGCAGCGGCCGCGCGAGGAGTCAAAACGCATGCCGGTACAGTTTGGAGTCGCCATTCGCAATTTCGTCGGTCCGGGCGAGACCCCGGACGTGGAGGGGTTGATCCGTTACGCGCAACGCGCCGAGGAGCTGGGGTTCGAGTCCCTCTGGGCCTGGGACCATATCCTGCTGGGCGTGGACCCGAGTTTTCCGGTGCTGGATTCCCTGACCATCCTCACGGCCATCGCGGTGCGCACCCGGCGCGTGCGCCTGGGCACCGGGGTGATGGTGTTGCCGCTGCGCAACCCGGTGGTGGCGGCCAAGGTGCTGGGCACCTTGGACCAGATCTCCAACGGGCGCCTGCTCCTGGGGGCGGCGTCCGGCTGGTACGCGCGGGAATTCGATGCGGTGGGCATCTCCTTCAAGGACCGCGGGCGCATCTTCGAGCGCAACCTCGACCTGCTGGTGCGGCTGTGGACCGAGGACTTCGTTACCGAGCAGGTGGACGAGTTGAACCTGCGCTCGGCGGTGCTCCTGCCCAAGCCGGTGCAGAAGCCCCATCCGCCCATCCTCATCGGCGGTTACATCGACCGCGTGCTGCGCCGCACCGGTCGCAAGGGCGACGGCTGGCTGACCTATTTCTACACCCCCGAGGGTTTCACCAAGAGCTGGGCGAAGGTGCTGGAGGCCGCCGAGAAGGCCGGCCGCGATCCTTCGAAGCTCACGGCCACCAACCAGTTGGCCATTTACGTGGGGCCTCCCCGCGAGGAAGCCGACGCGCCCATGCGCCACTGGCTGTCCACCGAGTGGGACATCGCCAAGTGGAGCGACTCGACCATCGACCACGCCATCCGCGGCACCGTGGACGAGTGCGTGGAGCAGCTCCAGGCCCACGTGGACGCGGGCGTCCACCGGATCATCCTGATCCCGTACCGCTATCAGCCGGAGCAGTTGGAGATCATCGCCTCGGAGGTGATTCCCAAGCTGACGGCCCGGGCGGGGACCTGACCCATGCGCTTCGACTACTTCGAGCCCACGTCGCTCGACGAAGCGGCCGACCTGCTGCGGGAAGGCGCGGGTACGCGGAAACCCCTTGCCGGCGGCACCGACATCGTCATACAGTTGCGCCGCCGGGTGGCGCGGTGCCAGGGGCTGGTGAACCTCAAGCGCATACCCGGTCTTGCCGACTGGAGTTGCGCGCGCGGCGGCGGGCTCCACATCGGCGCGTGCACGCCCATGCGCGACCTGGAGACCGCGGCGGCCGTGGCCGGCGGCTATCCTTCGTTGTGCGAGGCCATTCGAGTGGTGGGATCGTTGCAGTTGAGAAACATCGCCAGCGTCGGCGGCAACCTGTGCAACGCCTCGCCGTCGGCCGATACGGCGCCGCCGCTCATGGTGCTGGACGCGATGGTAAGCTACCGGACGGACGATGGGGCCGAGCAGAGCCTGCCGGTGGAGGACTTCTTCGCGGGACCCGGGACCTCGGTGCTGGGGAACGCGGGGCTGCTGCTGTCGGTGGACGTGCCCGAGCCGGCGCCGCACACCGGCGACGCCTTCGAGCGTTTCACGCCGCGCTCGGCCATGGACATCGCCATCGCCAGCGCGGCGGCCAGGGTAACCCTGGCCGCGGAGGGCCAGCGGGTCGAGGCGGTACGCATCGCCCTGGGGGCGGTGGCGCCCACGCCGGTCCGTGCGGTGCGCGCCGAGGAACAGGTCTTCGAGAAGGAGCCCACGCCGGAGCTGCTGCGGCAGGCCGGCATCGCCGCCATGGAGGAGTGCAGCCCCATCGACGACATTCGCGGCACGGCGGCGTACCGCAAGGAATTGGTGGGCATCCTGGTGCAGCGGGTGCTGCGCCGGGCGCTGGAGCGCGCGCGGAGCGACCACGGGACGGAGACGCCATGAAACAGCGGTATGTTCTCCGGGTGAACGGCCGGGACATGGAAGCGGCGGCCGAGCCCTACGAGTCTTTGCTGGACGTGCTGCGGGAGAACCTTCGGCTCACCGGCAGCAAGAAGGGCTGCAACGAGGCCGAGTGCGGCTCGTGCACGGTGCTGCTGGACGGCCGCCCGGTGGTTTCGTGCCTGGTGCTCGTGCCGGATGCGGCGAACCGGGACGTGGTCACCATCGAGGCGCTGGCCGAGGAGGGCATGCCACACCCGATCCAGCGCCAGATGGTGGAACAGGGCGGCGTCCAGTGTGGCTACTGCACCCCGGGCATGATCATGAGCGCTTATGCGTTGCTGCAGGACAACCCGGACCCCACCGATGACGAGATCCGCTTCGCCATCTCCGGCAACATCTGCCGCTGCACGGGCTACGGCAAGATCGTGAAGGCGGTGCGGGCGGCCGCCGTCGAAATGAAGGAACAGGCAGGGAACGGAGGCGCTGTGTCATGAGCGAAGACCCCTCCACCGGGAACGCGGAAGAGGCCCAGGGCGAGTATTCCTGGATCGGCAAGAACGTCACCAAGCCCGACGCCATGGAGAAGGCCCTCGGCGCCACCGAGTACGTGGGCGACATGGTGGTGCCGGGCATGCTCCACGGCAAGATCCTGTGGGCGGACACGCCGCACGCGGTGATCAAGCGCATCGAGACCGAGGAGGCCGCGCGCGTGCCCGGCGTCCACGCCGTGCTTACGGCCGCGGACGTGCCCGGCAGCAACCGCTTCGGACTGGCGGTGCCCGACCAGTGCGCGCTGGCGGAAGAAAAGGTGCGTTCCGTGGGCGACGCCGTGGCGCTGGTGGCGGCGGAGGACGAGGAGGCGGCGGAGGAGGCGGTGTCGAAGATCAAGGTGCACATCGAGCACCTGCGGCCGATTCTCACCTACGCGGACGCCCTGGACCCCGACGCGCCCCGGATTCACGAAGGCGGCAACGTCTTTCAGC
The window above is part of the Deltaproteobacteria bacterium genome. Proteins encoded here:
- a CDS encoding (2Fe-2S)-binding protein; this translates as MKQRYVLRVNGRDMEAAAEPYESLLDVLRENLRLTGSKKGCNEAECGSCTVLLDGRPVVSCLVLVPDAANRDVVTIEALAEEGMPHPIQRQMVEQGGVQCGYCTPGMIMSAYALLQDNPDPTDDEIRFAISGNICRCTGYGKIVKAVRAAAVEMKEQAGNGGAVS
- a CDS encoding CoA transferase subunit A, which codes for MKSADFVEARRRLEAKPQSTGDKLTTLTEAVGKVRDGDHIAIGGCLFSRSPLAALMEVLRQRRRGLTLSRNLMCYEGELFMASKAVDGLMTSWFDIALPWGLSLKLREEVEGGRIRFEEWSHLGLGLRYRAGAMGVPFLPTLTMLGSDLMGVTDTKTMQCPFTGETLCLVPALFPEVALLHVHRADRFGNCQIDGYPHMDTDIAKAAATVIVTAEEIVDEEEIRRQPDRTVIPGLVVDAVVEVPYGSFPHECYGLYEADFAHFEAYTDAVKEHGTGALDDYLERYVHGVSSHEQYLALFGEETLERQRRCAEELLGPR
- the miaA gene encoding tRNA (adenosine(37)-N6)-dimethylallyltransferase MiaA, which codes for MTPAKPRIVCIVGATGVGKTDVALDVAERVDAEIVSADSMQVYRYMDIGTAKPTPAQRGQVPHHLLDVVDPDEDFNAALFREHALAAIADIRARERNVLVVGGTGLYLKALTRGLFEGPGRDNALRADLERAAVEHGVDHLFERLERVDPESARRIERRDRVRIVRALEVHASTGRPLSEWQREHGFDDRPFDVLGVALERSRAELYARIDRRCGEMLAAGLLDETRALLERGYHAGLRSMQSVGYRQAVQRLTDLIGEDDTLAAMRQATRRLAKRQLTWFRADPDLQRLHPDRVDAITGLCARFLDGR
- a CDS encoding TIGR03619 family F420-dependent LLM class oxidoreductase; amino-acid sequence: MPVQFGVAIRNFVGPGETPDVEGLIRYAQRAEELGFESLWAWDHILLGVDPSFPVLDSLTILTAIAVRTRRVRLGTGVMVLPLRNPVVAAKVLGTLDQISNGRLLLGAASGWYAREFDAVGISFKDRGRIFERNLDLLVRLWTEDFVTEQVDELNLRSAVLLPKPVQKPHPPILIGGYIDRVLRRTGRKGDGWLTYFYTPEGFTKSWAKVLEAAEKAGRDPSKLTATNQLAIYVGPPREEADAPMRHWLSTEWDIAKWSDSTIDHAIRGTVDECVEQLQAHVDAGVHRIILIPYRYQPEQLEIIASEVIPKLTARAGT
- a CDS encoding xanthine dehydrogenase family protein subunit M, whose amino-acid sequence is MRFDYFEPTSLDEAADLLREGAGTRKPLAGGTDIVIQLRRRVARCQGLVNLKRIPGLADWSCARGGGLHIGACTPMRDLETAAAVAGGYPSLCEAIRVVGSLQLRNIASVGGNLCNASPSADTAPPLMVLDAMVSYRTDDGAEQSLPVEDFFAGPGTSVLGNAGLLLSVDVPEPAPHTGDAFERFTPRSAMDIAIASAAARVTLAAEGQRVEAVRIALGAVAPTPVRAVRAEEQVFEKEPTPELLRQAGIAAMEECSPIDDIRGTAAYRKELVGILVQRVLRRALERARSDHGTETP